A window from Streptomyces sp. NBC_00335 encodes these proteins:
- a CDS encoding fibronectin type III domain-containing protein, protein MHDPAPSTAPHPPHRSRRPSVRGAAPALALALAAAALTACGASDTTPPAAPAGLTAQAGSATSVHVMWQSPAPADAVTSFLVYQADRLVRELPADKTMTDITGLTPRTAYAFTVRARDAAGNTSPAGAAASATTPAATAEDRLAPTAPARTDGRALGPTSARLTWAAATDDTGVTAYDVYQGDARIHTVGPGTTTTVLEDLRPDSVYTFTVRARDGADNSSPAGPAADVTTPPGPGQRTGTAPAEFTAVASPGAVTLAWTAPATGRATTEYELYVNGRPTTVIQFGEGAVPAGQAEHRLTVAEPPGTAWTVKLRARLPDGTWGAFSAERQVVLAP, encoded by the coding sequence GTGCACGACCCCGCACCCAGCACCGCGCCGCACCCCCCGCACCGCTCCCGGCGGCCGTCCGTACGGGGAGCGGCGCCGGCCCTCGCCCTGGCCCTCGCGGCCGCCGCGCTGACGGCGTGCGGCGCCTCCGACACCACGCCCCCGGCGGCCCCGGCCGGGCTCACCGCCCAGGCGGGCAGCGCCACTTCGGTCCACGTCATGTGGCAGTCGCCCGCCCCCGCCGACGCGGTGACCTCCTTCCTCGTCTACCAGGCGGACCGGCTGGTCCGTGAACTGCCCGCCGACAAGACGATGACCGACATCACCGGCCTGACCCCGCGGACGGCCTACGCGTTCACGGTCCGCGCCCGGGACGCCGCCGGGAACACCTCCCCGGCCGGCGCGGCCGCCTCGGCCACCACCCCCGCGGCCACGGCCGAGGACCGGCTGGCCCCGACCGCCCCGGCCCGTACGGACGGCCGGGCCCTCGGGCCCACCTCCGCCCGGCTGACCTGGGCCGCGGCCACCGACGACACGGGCGTCACCGCGTACGACGTCTACCAGGGCGACGCCCGGATCCACACGGTCGGCCCCGGCACCACCACGACGGTCCTGGAGGACCTCCGGCCCGACAGCGTGTACACCTTCACCGTCCGGGCCCGCGACGGCGCCGACAACTCCTCCCCCGCCGGTCCCGCCGCGGACGTGACCACCCCGCCCGGGCCCGGACAGCGGACCGGCACGGCTCCGGCCGAGTTCACGGCGGTCGCCTCGCCGGGCGCGGTGACCCTCGCCTGGACCGCCCCGGCCACCGGCCGGGCGACCACCGAGTACGAGCTCTACGTCAACGGCCGCCCCACCACCGTCATCCAGTTCGGCGAGGGCGCCGTTCCGGCCGGCCAGGCGGAGCACCGCCTCACGGTCGCCGAACCTCCCGGCACCGCATGGACGGTGAAGCTCCGGGCGCGCCTGCCCGACGGCACCTGGGGCGCCTTCTCCGCCGAACGGCAGGTCGTACTGGCCCCCTGA
- a CDS encoding ABC transporter permease gives MADTTATTGAQLWRSHGRDRSSTRTLRVRTSAVIVVLIALAVLLVPPLVQLDQQAVDLSAKLLPPSWAHPFGTDDVGRDLLLRCVYGLRVSLLVGLVAALVATVLGTAVGALAGALGGWPDRCVMRVVDALSSIPHLLLGIFIVAMFRPGVWPVVVSVALTHWLSTARIVRAEVLSLRSRPYLDAAVSGGASRWRVTVRHLVPGVLPQAGLAAVLMIPHAMWHESALSFLGLGLPAHQASLGNLVQTARGSLLAGDWWPTLFPGLLLIVPTLAIAGLAGAWRERLNPRRRSELTL, from the coding sequence ATGGCTGATACGACCGCGACGACCGGAGCGCAGCTCTGGCGGTCCCACGGCCGTGACCGGAGCTCCACCCGGACCCTGCGGGTGCGGACCTCGGCGGTGATCGTCGTCCTCATCGCGCTGGCGGTCCTGCTCGTGCCACCGCTGGTCCAACTCGACCAGCAGGCTGTCGACTTGTCGGCAAAGCTGCTGCCGCCCTCCTGGGCCCACCCCTTCGGCACCGACGACGTGGGCCGCGACCTGCTGCTGCGCTGCGTGTACGGGCTGCGCGTCTCGCTGCTGGTCGGGCTGGTGGCCGCGCTGGTCGCCACCGTCCTCGGCACGGCCGTCGGCGCGCTCGCCGGGGCGCTCGGCGGGTGGCCGGACCGGTGCGTCATGCGGGTGGTGGACGCCCTGTCCTCGATCCCGCACCTGCTGCTCGGCATCTTCATCGTGGCGATGTTCCGGCCGGGGGTGTGGCCGGTGGTCGTCTCCGTGGCCCTGACCCACTGGCTGTCCACGGCCCGCATCGTCCGCGCGGAAGTCCTCTCGCTCCGCTCGCGGCCCTATCTGGACGCGGCCGTCTCGGGCGGCGCCTCGCGGTGGCGGGTGACCGTACGCCACCTCGTGCCCGGAGTGCTGCCGCAGGCGGGGCTCGCCGCCGTGCTGATGATCCCGCACGCCATGTGGCACGAGTCGGCCCTGTCCTTCCTGGGGCTCGGCCTGCCGGCGCACCAGGCGAGCCTGGGCAACCTGGTCCAGACGGCCCGCGGATCGCTGCTCGCCGGCGACTGGTGGCCCACGCTCTTCCCCGGGCTCCTCCTGATCGTCCCGACCCTGGCGATCGCCGGCCTCGCGGGCGCCTGGCGCGAGCGCCTCAACCCCCGCCGCCGATCGGAGCTGACGCTGTGA
- a CDS encoding ABC transporter substrate-binding protein, producing the protein MKARTVRGMAGATAAAVIVAGAAACSTPGGGAAAGAGAADSVVVGIATEPESLSPLLGYGKDGNSKIFDGLLAHDAGMKLKPALAEALPEVSADGLTYTYPLRRGVKFSDGRPFGAKDVVFTYRTILDAKTNNASKSELDAIADVTARGEDAVVFTLKYPYAPFAERTVLPIAPEHIAGGQDVNSGEFTTRPVGTGPYVLTAWSKGEKLSFKANPSYWGGEPAVKKFTMAVIKDDDVRATRLRSGELDGAVLPPNLAKGFKADKALKRYAAKTYDYRQVTLPTEHPVTGDTAVRRALDIAVDRGALVDKLLEGAGKAAYGPVPTGSPWFAAGTERPYDLAQAQKILDDAGWIPGADGIRVKNGVRAAFPLWYPSGDKLRQDHALAFASDAKKAGIQVTTESGSWEVIEPRMKTDAVLAGGGSPADPDFDQYLTLNSALAGDGFNNMARYDNPAVDQALLDGRRSADPAVRKAAYDTVQRELVKNPGYVYLTHIDHLYVVGDRWDGPSTQTEPHDHGLGTGPWWNVESWKPKQK; encoded by the coding sequence ATGAAGGCCCGGACCGTACGGGGAATGGCCGGGGCGACCGCGGCCGCGGTGATCGTCGCGGGCGCGGCGGCCTGTTCGACCCCCGGGGGAGGTGCCGCGGCGGGTGCCGGGGCGGCCGACTCCGTCGTGGTCGGCATAGCCACCGAGCCGGAGAGCCTCAGCCCGCTGCTGGGCTACGGCAAGGACGGCAACTCGAAGATCTTCGACGGACTGCTGGCGCACGACGCCGGCATGAAGCTGAAGCCCGCGCTGGCCGAGGCGCTCCCCGAGGTCTCCGCGGACGGACTGACCTACACCTACCCGCTGCGCCGGGGCGTGAAGTTCAGCGACGGACGGCCCTTCGGCGCCAAGGACGTCGTCTTCACCTACCGGACGATCCTCGACGCGAAGACGAACAACGCCTCCAAGTCCGAGCTCGACGCGATCGCGGACGTCACGGCGCGCGGCGAAGACGCCGTGGTCTTCACCCTGAAGTACCCCTACGCCCCCTTCGCCGAGCGGACCGTCCTGCCGATCGCCCCCGAGCACATCGCGGGCGGACAGGACGTCAACAGCGGCGAGTTCACCACCCGGCCCGTCGGCACGGGACCGTACGTGCTCACCGCCTGGTCCAAGGGCGAGAAGCTGAGCTTCAAGGCCAACCCGTCCTACTGGGGCGGCGAGCCCGCGGTGAAGAAGTTCACCATGGCGGTCATCAAGGACGACGACGTGCGCGCCACCCGGCTGCGCTCCGGCGAGCTGGACGGGGCCGTCCTGCCGCCGAACCTGGCCAAGGGGTTCAAGGCCGACAAGGCGCTCAAGAGGTATGCCGCCAAGACCTACGACTACCGCCAGGTGACCCTGCCGACCGAGCACCCCGTCACCGGTGACACGGCCGTCCGCCGGGCCCTGGACATCGCCGTGGACCGCGGCGCGCTGGTCGACAAGCTCCTCGAGGGCGCGGGCAAGGCCGCCTACGGCCCCGTCCCGACCGGCAGCCCGTGGTTCGCCGCCGGTACCGAGCGCCCGTACGACCTCGCGCAGGCCCAGAAGATCCTCGACGACGCCGGCTGGATCCCCGGCGCCGACGGCATCCGCGTCAAGAACGGGGTCCGCGCCGCCTTCCCGCTCTGGTACCCCTCCGGCGACAAGCTCCGCCAGGACCACGCCCTCGCCTTCGCCTCCGACGCCAAGAAGGCCGGCATCCAGGTCACCACCGAGTCCGGCAGCTGGGAGGTCATCGAGCCCCGGATGAAGACCGACGCCGTCCTCGCGGGCGGAGGCTCCCCGGCCGACCCGGACTTCGACCAGTACCTGACGCTGAACTCCGCCCTCGCGGGCGACGGCTTCAACAACATGGCCCGGTACGACAACCCGGCCGTGGACCAGGCGCTGCTCGACGGCCGCCGCAGCGCCGACCCGGCCGTGCGCAAGGCCGCGTACGACACGGTCCAGCGCGAGCTGGTCAAGAACCCGGGCTACGTCTACCTCACCCACATCGACCACCTCTACGTCGTGGGCGACCGGTGGGACGGGCCCTCCACCCAGACCGAGCCGCACGACCACGGCCTCGGGACCGGCCCCTGGTGGAACGTCGAGAGCTGGAAGCCGAAGCAGAAGTGA
- a CDS encoding ABC transporter ATP-binding protein, whose product MLELTAVTAGYDRRAPVVRGAHLSLAPGESLGLLGPSGCGKSTLARVAALLHRPEHGTVAFDGRAVTGFRHRAPRALRTSVGMVFQQPRLAADPRLSLRELVAEPLRATGRRSEIDSTVPELADRVGLGTDLLGRRPHEVSDGQLQRACVARALVLRPRWLVCDEMTAMLDASTTAALVGVVEEYRAESGAGLLAVGHDPVLLGRWCGRTVHWDEIVKD is encoded by the coding sequence ATGCTTGAGCTCACCGCCGTCACCGCCGGCTACGACCGCCGGGCCCCCGTCGTGCGCGGTGCCCACCTGAGCCTCGCCCCCGGCGAATCCCTCGGACTGCTCGGCCCCAGCGGCTGCGGCAAGTCGACCCTGGCCAGGGTCGCCGCACTGCTGCACCGGCCCGAGCACGGAACCGTGGCCTTCGACGGCCGTGCGGTGACCGGCTTCCGGCACCGCGCGCCGCGCGCCCTGCGCACCTCCGTCGGCATGGTCTTCCAACAGCCCCGGCTGGCGGCGGATCCGCGGCTCAGCCTGCGCGAGCTCGTCGCCGAACCGCTCCGGGCGACCGGCCGGCGTAGCGAAATCGACTCCACCGTCCCCGAGTTGGCTGACCGGGTCGGACTGGGCACGGACCTGCTCGGCCGGCGGCCCCACGAGGTCAGCGACGGCCAGCTGCAACGGGCTTGTGTGGCGCGGGCCTTGGTGCTCCGGCCGCGCTGGCTGGTGTGCGACGAGATGACCGCCATGCTCGACGCGTCCACCACCGCCGCGCTGGTCGGAGTGGTCGAGGAGTACCGGGCGGAGTCCGGCGCGGGCCTGCTGGCGGTCGGGCACGACCCCGTACTGCTCGGCCGCTGGTGCGGGCGAACGGTCCACTGGGACGAGATCGTCAAGGACTGA
- a CDS encoding ABC transporter ATP-binding protein, with product MRAGRYVEAVTDATLALAPGECLALVGESGCGKSVLASALLGLLPGNAETAGSARLADGTDLLALDERTLARSIRGRRVALVPQSPAAHLTPVRTIRSHLEETVRELTGAAKAELRDAAEAAAHRAAFPATHLDRHPHELSGGLAQRAATALALIGDAPLLLADEPTTGLDRDLVHRTVDELRAHTRDAGRALLMITHDLAAAHRIADTVAVMYAGRIVETAPAEAFFGAPGPRHPYARGLLDALPERAFTPIPGAPPELGALPPGCAFAARCPRADSRCRAERPPLTEGVACHHA from the coding sequence ATGCGCGCAGGCCGGTACGTGGAGGCCGTCACCGACGCCACCCTCGCCCTGGCCCCCGGCGAGTGCCTCGCCCTCGTCGGGGAGAGCGGCTGCGGCAAGTCCGTGCTCGCCTCCGCCCTGCTCGGACTGCTCCCCGGCAACGCCGAGACCGCCGGCTCGGCCCGGCTCGCCGACGGCACCGACCTGCTCGCCCTCGACGAGCGCACCCTGGCCCGGTCCATCCGGGGCCGCCGCGTCGCACTGGTGCCGCAGAGCCCGGCCGCGCACCTCACCCCGGTCCGCACCATCCGCTCCCACCTGGAGGAGACGGTCCGCGAACTGACCGGGGCCGCCAAGGCGGAGCTCCGGGACGCCGCCGAAGCCGCGGCCCACCGGGCGGCCTTTCCCGCCACCCACCTCGACCGCCATCCCCACGAGCTCTCCGGCGGGCTCGCCCAGCGCGCCGCCACCGCGCTCGCGCTGATCGGCGACGCGCCCCTGCTGCTCGCCGACGAGCCGACCACCGGCCTCGACCGGGACCTGGTCCACCGCACCGTCGACGAGCTGCGCGCCCACACCCGGGACGCCGGCCGGGCGCTGCTGATGATCACGCACGACCTCGCGGCGGCCCACCGCATCGCCGACACCGTGGCCGTCATGTACGCGGGCCGCATCGTGGAAACCGCCCCCGCCGAAGCCTTCTTCGGCGCTCCGGGCCCCCGCCACCCCTACGCGCGCGGACTCCTCGACGCCCTCCCCGAGCGGGCCTTCACCCCCATCCCGGGCGCCCCGCCCGAGCTCGGCGCGCTCCCGCCCGGCTGCGCCTTCGCCGCCCGCTGTCCGCGCGCGGACTCCCGCTGCCGGGCCGAGCGGCCCCCGCTCACCGAAGGGGTGGCCTGCCACCATGCTTGA
- a CDS encoding ABC transporter permease — MARMAGRRTLFAGPVLLVVTFGVFAVAALSPFDPVKAYAGTAGLTASQAGLDQLRVNLGVDQPLLSRWWEWLTSALTGDLGTSAVMRQPVSDVIAQRLGWSALLALCAFAVAVLLGTGLGVLAARRQGGRLDRAVSGLAYTLEAAPAFWLGLLAIWFFSVRLGALPSGGLTDAGSDVVTAGQVARHLVLPALVLGISQLPWFFLYVRQGVADALEEDPVRGARARGLGERRVLLGHGLRSGMLPMLTLIGSRVPELITGALLVETVFSWPGIAAATVEAATSVDFPLLAALTVLATAAVLAGNLLSDLLYGLADPRVGFDG; from the coding sequence ATGGCGCGCATGGCGGGCCGGCGGACCCTGTTCGCCGGCCCGGTCCTGCTCGTCGTGACCTTCGGGGTGTTCGCGGTCGCCGCGCTCTCCCCCTTCGACCCCGTCAAGGCGTACGCCGGCACCGCCGGGCTCACCGCCTCGCAGGCCGGACTCGACCAGCTGCGGGTGAACCTCGGCGTGGACCAGCCCCTGCTCTCGCGCTGGTGGGAGTGGCTCACCTCGGCGCTGACCGGGGACCTCGGCACCTCCGCCGTCATGCGCCAGCCCGTCTCCGACGTCATCGCGCAGCGGCTCGGCTGGTCGGCGCTGCTCGCGCTGTGCGCCTTCGCCGTCGCCGTGCTGCTGGGCACCGGGCTCGGCGTCCTGGCCGCGCGGCGCCAGGGCGGGCGCCTGGACCGGGCCGTCTCCGGGCTCGCGTACACCCTCGAAGCGGCCCCGGCCTTCTGGCTGGGCCTGCTCGCCATCTGGTTCTTCTCGGTGCGCCTGGGCGCACTGCCGTCCGGCGGCCTCACCGACGCGGGCAGTGACGTGGTCACCGCCGGGCAGGTGGCCCGCCACCTGGTGCTGCCCGCGCTGGTCCTCGGCATCTCCCAACTGCCCTGGTTCTTCCTGTACGTCAGACAGGGCGTGGCCGACGCGCTGGAGGAGGATCCCGTACGGGGCGCCCGTGCGCGGGGCCTGGGGGAGCGGCGGGTGCTGCTCGGCCACGGCCTGCGCTCCGGCATGCTCCCGATGCTGACCCTGATCGGGTCGCGGGTGCCGGAACTGATCACCGGCGCGCTGCTGGTGGAGACCGTCTTCAGCTGGCCCGGCATCGCCGCGGCCACCGTCGAGGCCGCGACCTCGGTGGACTTCCCGCTGCTGGCCGCGCTGACGGTCCTGGCCACGGCCGCCGTGCTCGCAGGGAACCTGCTGTCCGACCTGCTCTACGGGCTGGCGGACCCGAGGGTGGGCTTCGATGGCTGA
- a CDS encoding DUF5999 family protein, which yields MCSHQPPCPTADSVDHDAARTVAFHPEQGWNLLCNGAVVFDDTGELLPDGRTVEPRRPALV from the coding sequence ATGTGCTCCCACCAGCCCCCCTGCCCGACCGCCGACAGCGTCGACCACGACGCCGCACGCACCGTGGCCTTCCACCCCGAACAGGGCTGGAACCTGCTGTGCAACGGTGCCGTGGTCTTCGATGACACAGGTGAACTGCTCCCCGACGGCCGCACGGTGGAACCCCGCCGCCCGGCCCTGGTCTGA
- a CDS encoding SRPBCC family protein, which produces MPAIRIIHRTLLDTGEAWTRLTDWERHAAAVPLTRAIIETPPPTHNGTRFTMRTGVGSITFDDPMEVTLWRPPQDGSAGLVRLVKHGRVVRGRAEIELRPSPAGGCEAEWREELRVRGLGRPFDPLVAAAARLCFSRALKALLRP; this is translated from the coding sequence ATGCCCGCTATCCGGATCATTCACCGCACACTTCTCGACACCGGGGAGGCGTGGACGAGGCTGACGGACTGGGAACGCCACGCCGCCGCCGTCCCGCTCACCCGGGCGATCATCGAAACACCGCCTCCGACGCACAACGGAACCCGTTTCACCATGCGTACGGGCGTGGGGAGCATCACCTTCGACGACCCGATGGAAGTCACCCTCTGGCGGCCCCCGCAGGACGGCTCCGCGGGACTGGTCCGGCTCGTCAAACACGGCCGCGTGGTGCGGGGCCGGGCGGAGATCGAGCTCCGCCCCTCGCCCGCGGGCGGCTGCGAGGCCGAATGGCGCGAGGAACTGCGCGTACGGGGCCTGGGCCGCCCCTTCGACCCCCTGGTCGCGGCGGCGGCGCGCCTGTGCTTCTCCCGAGCCTTGAAGGCCCTCCTGCGCCCCTGA
- a CDS encoding ATP-binding protein produces the protein MPGNLPPETASFVGRERELGLLSDLLRERRLVTLTGVGGVGKSRLALRAAADPRQRRRDGVWWVELSPLRDAELLTPTVAHALGLAHQSPRPLDEELCAWMADKELLVVLDTCEHLVAACRHLVGELLQSAPGLTVLITTREPLLSPGEHLVEVSPLPSEGPDSDALALFRARAIAATPNAAAAFADPDRAALAADVCRRLDGIPLALELAGARMRLWTLEQMAQRLEGRFDLLSGTATARLPRHQTMRTAIGWSHELCEPVERLLWARLSVFTGDFDVAAARAVCSGGPLPAARVERVLADLVTKSVVRCSRERGAGARYRLLDTIREYGQDWLAELGEERVIADRHAHWYAALAKAADPGWMGPGQLDWYRRMTAEHAQLRTALEHLLRSDPTAALETAGALWFFWFSCGHVDEGRSFLERALSRGPRTGAAYVQALWALGLTTLLQGDLATAEELGRACTGAAATLADPEPELRAAYLHAVSVLMPGDPVRALALAGPRARGGHGGRPTGVGWLLCRLATGYALCDLGRFEEAEQEAQGLREACTELGERWLRAYADYILAVAAFGLGHHGEAARHARAMLSGKRLLGDRFGIALGLDLLAAAVAAMGDGELAARLLGTGHAWWRTVGRPQMGSPSLTALRDQGERQARAAIGDEAYENAFLGGAAASTG, from the coding sequence GTGCCGGGAAACCTGCCGCCGGAAACGGCGAGCTTCGTGGGCCGCGAGCGTGAACTCGGCCTCCTGTCCGACCTGCTGCGCGAGCGTCGGCTCGTGACGCTGACGGGCGTCGGCGGCGTGGGCAAGTCCAGGCTGGCCCTGCGGGCCGCCGCCGACCCCCGCCAGCGCAGGCGCGACGGGGTGTGGTGGGTGGAGCTCTCCCCGCTGCGCGACGCCGAACTGCTCACCCCCACCGTCGCGCACGCCCTCGGCCTCGCCCACCAGTCCCCGCGCCCGCTGGACGAGGAACTGTGCGCGTGGATGGCCGACAAGGAGCTGCTGGTCGTCCTCGACACGTGCGAGCACCTGGTGGCCGCCTGCCGGCACCTGGTGGGCGAACTCCTGCAGTCCGCACCGGGCCTGACGGTGCTCATCACCACCCGCGAACCGCTCCTCAGCCCCGGTGAGCACCTGGTCGAAGTCAGCCCGCTGCCCAGCGAAGGACCCGACAGCGACGCCCTCGCGCTGTTCCGGGCCCGCGCGATCGCCGCCACCCCGAACGCCGCCGCCGCCTTCGCCGACCCGGACCGGGCGGCCCTCGCCGCGGACGTCTGCCGCCGCCTGGACGGGATCCCCCTCGCCCTCGAACTGGCCGGCGCCCGGATGCGGCTGTGGACCCTGGAACAGATGGCGCAGCGCCTCGAAGGCCGCTTCGACCTGCTCTCCGGCACCGCCACCGCCCGGCTCCCCCGGCACCAGACGATGCGCACCGCGATCGGCTGGAGCCACGAACTGTGCGAGCCGGTCGAGCGGCTGCTGTGGGCCCGGCTCTCGGTGTTCACCGGGGACTTCGACGTCGCCGCGGCCCGCGCGGTGTGCTCGGGCGGCCCCCTGCCCGCCGCCCGGGTCGAGCGGGTGCTGGCGGACCTGGTGACGAAGTCGGTGGTCCGGTGCAGCCGGGAACGGGGCGCGGGCGCCCGCTACCGGCTCCTGGACACCATCCGCGAGTACGGCCAGGACTGGCTGGCGGAACTCGGCGAGGAACGGGTCATCGCCGACCGGCACGCCCACTGGTACGCGGCGCTCGCGAAGGCCGCCGACCCGGGCTGGATGGGCCCGGGCCAGCTGGACTGGTACCGCAGGATGACCGCCGAGCACGCGCAGCTGCGTACCGCCCTGGAGCACCTGCTCCGCTCGGACCCCACGGCGGCCCTGGAGACGGCGGGCGCGCTCTGGTTCTTCTGGTTCTCCTGCGGCCACGTCGACGAGGGCCGGTCCTTCCTGGAACGGGCCCTGAGCCGGGGCCCGCGTACCGGAGCCGCGTACGTCCAGGCCCTGTGGGCCCTCGGGCTCACCACCCTGCTCCAGGGCGACCTGGCCACGGCCGAGGAGCTCGGCCGGGCGTGCACCGGCGCGGCGGCCACCCTGGCCGACCCGGAGCCGGAGCTGCGCGCCGCGTACCTGCACGCGGTGTCGGTGCTGATGCCGGGCGATCCCGTACGGGCCCTGGCGCTCGCCGGACCCCGGGCGCGCGGGGGCCACGGCGGGAGACCCACCGGCGTGGGCTGGCTGCTGTGCCGGCTGGCCACCGGCTACGCCCTGTGCGACCTCGGACGCTTCGAGGAGGCCGAGCAGGAGGCGCAGGGCCTGCGCGAGGCCTGCACGGAGCTGGGCGAGCGCTGGCTGCGGGCGTACGCGGACTACATCCTGGCCGTGGCCGCCTTCGGGCTCGGCCACCACGGGGAGGCGGCCCGGCACGCGCGGGCGATGCTGTCGGGCAAACGGCTGCTGGGCGACCGCTTCGGGATCGCACTCGGCCTCGACCTGCTGGCCGCGGCCGTGGCGGCCATGGGAGACGGCGAGCTGGCGGCCCGGCTACTGGGTACGGGGCACGCCTGGTGGCGCACGGTGGGCCGGCCGCAGATGGGCTCACCCTCGCTCACGGCCCTGCGCGACCAGGGCGAACGGCAGGCCAGAGCGGCGATCGGCGACGAGGCGTACGAGAACGCCTTCCTGGGCGGCGCGGCGGCGTCCACCGGCTGA